In one window of Thermovirga sp. DNA:
- a CDS encoding ComF family protein: protein MAMECSDWERATDLLLHFLWPLSCPICGRLGSPLCEKCLADLVGGEPVKVSCSECLRTYPCPSHPAAFPVRSFTAFGGLPRELVHRLKYGSQKSLGKPIGRFIGRRFHPGGRIMLVPVPLHRGSARGFNQSLEIARGISRAWNCPALEKLAWKARRPTQVGLAPGPRKKLPRDSITWRGSIDRTLPVILVDDVCTTGATLRVAAGAVRQAGGRVEGAVVWALAGAS from the coding sequence ATGGCGATGGAGTGTAGCGATTGGGAAAGGGCCACGGATCTATTGCTCCATTTCCTGTGGCCCCTTTCGTGCCCGATTTGCGGAAGGCTGGGTTCGCCCCTGTGCGAGAAGTGCCTTGCGGATCTCGTCGGCGGTGAGCCGGTAAAAGTCTCATGCTCCGAATGCCTGCGCACCTACCCCTGCCCGAGTCACCCCGCAGCCTTCCCAGTGAGAAGCTTCACTGCTTTCGGAGGACTCCCAAGGGAATTGGTGCACCGGCTCAAGTACGGTTCCCAGAAGAGCCTGGGAAAACCCATCGGAAGGTTCATCGGCCGGAGGTTCCACCCCGGCGGGAGGATCATGCTGGTGCCGGTGCCCCTCCACCGGGGAAGCGCAAGGGGCTTCAACCAGTCCCTCGAGATCGCCCGGGGAATATCCCGCGCCTGGAACTGCCCCGCCTTGGAAAAACTGGCCTGGAAGGCCAGGCGCCCCACCCAGGTGGGGCTTGCGCCGGGGCCCAGGAAAAAACTTCCCCGGGATTCGATCACCTGGAGGGGATCGATCGACAGGACTCTGCCAGTGATATTGGTCGACGATGTCTGTACCACCGGGGCGACGCTTCGGGTGGCCGCCGGCGCGG